A portion of the Manihot esculenta cultivar AM560-2 chromosome 2, M.esculenta_v8, whole genome shotgun sequence genome contains these proteins:
- the LOC110609732 gene encoding metal-nicotianamine transporter YSL1 — MNSVPYQGMSMEEAEENKEIENEKLEEPHDEAEPWTKQITVRGVLVSAVIGAMYSVIAMKLNLTTGLVPNLNVSAALLAFVFIRTWIKMLHKAGFGAKPFTRQENTMIQTCAVACYSIAVGGGLATYLLGLSRKTYELSGENTEGNSPRAIKEPGFGWMTSFLFLVCFVGLFVLIPLRKIMIIDLKLTYPSGLATAVLINGFHTRGDKMAKKQVRGFMKYFSISFLWAFFKWFFAGKGACGFGQFPTFGLQAWKHTFFFDFSATFVGTGMIVSHLVNLSLILGALLSYGIMWPLINKLKGDWFPASSGEADMNGLDGYKVFISIALILGDGLYNFVKIISFTIINIHGRLKSSSNLSTEALDEQRKSNDDLKQKELFVREKIPMWIGVAGYVFFSIISIIAVPIVFPQLKWYYVVVAYFLAPSLAFCNAYGAGLTDINMAYNYGKVALFVLAALSGKENGIVAALAGCGLIKSVVSVACTLMQDFKTAQLTCTSPRAMFMSQVIGTAVGCVMAPLSFFVFYKAFDVGNPKEEFKAPYALIYRNMAIVGVQGFSALPHHCLHLCYGFFGFAVAANLVRDLSPQKLGPWIPLPMVMALPFLIGAYFAIDMCVGSLIVFAWHKINHPKAELMIPSVASGLICGEGLWTLPSAILALAKINPPICMKFVPS; from the exons ATGAATAGCGTACCTTATCAAGGTATGAGCatggaagaagcagaagaaaataaagagattGAAAATGAGAAATTGGAAGAGCCACATGATGAAGCTGAACCATGGACAAAGCAAATCACTGTAAGAGGAGTGCTAGTGAGTGCTGTGATTGGGGCCATGTATAGTGTGATAGCTATGAAGCTGAACCTCACAACTGGGCTGGTTCCAAATCTAAATGTTTCTGCAGCACTTCTCGCTTTTGTGTTCATCAGAACATGGATAAAAATGCTTCATAAGGCAGGATTTGGAGCCAAACCCTTTACCCGTCAAGAGAATACTATGATTCAAACTTGTGCAGTCGCTTGTTATAGTATAGCTGTGGGAG GTGGGCTTGCTACTTATCTTTTGGGATTAAGCAGGAAGACATATGAGTTGTCAGGGGAAAACACTGAAGGGAACTCTCCAAGAGCTATAAAGGAGCCTGGATTTGGTTGGATGACTAGCTTCCTCTTTCTAGTTTGCTTTGTTGGCCTTTTCGTCTTGATTCCACTTAGAAAG ATCATGATAATAGACCTCAAGTTGACTTATCCGAGTGGTTTGGCAACAGCAGTTCTTATCAATGGCTTCCATACCCGAGGAGATAAGATGGCTAA GAAACAAGTTCGTGGGTTCATGAAGTACTTCTCAATCAGCTTCTTGTGGGCATTTTTCAAGTGGTTTTTTGCAGGGAAAGGGGCATGTGGATTCGGACAGTTCCCTACTTTTGGATTGCAAGCTTGGAAGCACAC ctttttctttgattttagcGCCACTTTCGTGGGAACAGGGATGATTGTTTCTCACCTGGTGAACTTGTCTTTGATTCTTGGGGCCCTCCTCTCATACGGGATTATGTGGCCTCTTATCAATAAGCTCAAGGGAGATTGGTTCCCTGCCAGTTCAGGCGAAGCTGACATGAACGGTTTGGATGGTTACAAG GTTTTTATATCTATTGCTCTGATACTAGGAGATGGGCTATACAATTTCGTTAAGATAATTAGTTTTACTATCATTAATATCCATGGCAGATTAAAGAGCAGCAGCAACCTCAGCACAG AGGCTCTGGATGAGCAGCGCAAGTCAAATGATgatttaaaacaaaaagaacTCTTCGTCAG GGAGAAGATACCCATGTGGATAGGGGTAGCTGGATATGTCTTCTTCTCCATTATATCCATAATCGCGGTCCCAATAGTATTCCCTCAGCTTAAATGGTACTATGTTGTCGTTGCTTACTTTCTTGCTCCATCTCTGGCATTTTGCAATGCTTATGGAGCTGGTCTTACcgacataaacatggcatataATTATGGCAAAGTTGCTCTCTTTGTGCTAGCTGCATTATCTGGGAAAGAGAATGGTATCGTTGCGGCTCTTGCCGGATGTGGCCTTATTAAATCCGTTGTCTCTGTTGCTTGCACTCTAATGCAGGATTTCAAAACAGCCCAACTGACTTGCACATCCCCAAGAGCGATGTTTATGAGCCAGGTTATTGGCACTGCTGTTGGATGTGTGATGGCTCCTCTCAGCTTCTTCGTCTTCTACAAGGCATTTGACGTTGGAAACCCGAAGGAAGAATTTAAAGCTCCTTATGCTCTGATATATAGAAACATGGCAATTGTGGGTGTTCAGGGGTTCTCAGCTTTGCCTCACCATTGTTTGCACCTTTGTTATGGCTTCTTTGGTTTTGCAGTAGCAGCTAATCTCGTGAGAGATCTCTCGCCACAGAAACTTGGACCATGGATACCTCTTCCGATGGTCATGGCACTGCCTTTCCTTATTGGTGCTTACTTTGCCATTGATATGTGTGTTGGAAGTTTAATTGTTTTCGCATGGCACAAAATCAACCACCCCAAGGCAGAGTTGATGATACCATCAGTTGCTTCAGGATTGATCTGTGGAGAAGGGCTGTGGACTCTACCTTCCGCTATTCTTGCTTTGGCCAAAATAAATCCACCAATCTGCATGAAATTTGTACCTTCCTAG
- the LOC110608450 gene encoding uncharacterized protein LOC110608450 has translation MCRSMELKLGMQPRGRNSLKIKAFFVRFSGFKSCKSLPDSLTLLYLPRVNGSELLVDGSKVRPDSPAFLTLHRVVNVKTKKGEAIFGSRERVWASGGVRFEVYLGEERVLEGIFRKDEEEWKLECGCGLESELVAGGGGTTEVASVGADVCVALEGHVALSGRVEMVSMRKKNRKVGFDRLEVIPEEKEEADDESLGEFCCDCKNRRSNGGELDEVCGPDCNLMEMDLEGMRWAVDVGIWVMCLGVGYLVSKASARSLRRLRLRLL, from the coding sequence ATGTGTAGAAGCATGGAACTTAAACTTGGGATGCAGCCCAGAGGTCGTAACAGCTTGAAAATTAAAGCTTTCTTTGTCCGCTTTTCGGGTTTCAAATCATGCAAGTCCTTGCCAGACTCCCTCACGCTCCTCTATCTCCCTCGCGTTAATGGGTCCGAACTCCTCGTAGACGGGTCAAAGGTCCGCCCCGATTCTCCTGCGTTCTTGACGCTCCATCGGGTCGTTAATGTCAAGACGAAGAAGGGAGAGGCGATATTTGGATCAAGAGAGCGGGTTTGGGCGAGCGGAGGAGTCCGCTTCGAAGTTTACTTGGGAGAGGAGAGGGTATTGGAGGGGATTTTTAGGAAAGACGAAGAGGAGTGGAAGTTGGAGTGTGGGTGTGGGCTTGAAAGTGAGCTTGTTGCCGGTGGTGGCGGTACTACTGAAGTGGCATCGGTAGGGGCAGACGTTTGCGTTGCGTTAGAGGGGCATGTTGCGTTGAGTGGGAGAGTGGAGATGGTTTCGATGAGAAAAAAGAACAGGAAGGTGGGGTTTGACAGACTGGAGGTGATTCcagaggagaaagaagaggcggATGATGAATCTCTCGGTGAATTTTGTTGTGATTGCAAAAATCGCAGATCAAACGGTGGAGAATTAGATGAAGTGTGTGGCCCTGATTGCAATCTGATGGAGATGGATTTGGAAGGAATGAGATGGGCCGTTGATGTGGGGATTTGGGTCATGTGTTTGGGAGTAGGATACTTGGTTTCCAAGGCGTCTGCTAGGAGCTTGAGACGTCTGAGGCTGCGGCTACTTTAG
- the LOC110609731 gene encoding protein HLB1, translated as MSTEELQLPNGGKSEPIPEPNFVPESVPAPASEPEPQSAAVVVKDADPDTEGPRDSLIQSNEADNPQSNEQNARPELRKDGGSRTFTMRELLTELKTGEGDHASPPQSHQSTPHHQAEQTSAAMELINSITGANEEGQSRQRILAFAAKRYASAIERNPEDYDALYNWALVLQESADNVSPDSTSPSKDALLEEACKKYDEATRLCPTLHDAFYNWAIAISDRAKMRGRTNEAEELWKQATKNYEKAVRLNWNSPQALNNWGLALQELSAIVPAREKQTIVRTAISKFRAAIRLQFDFHRAIYNLGTVLYGLAEDTLRTGGATNPKDVSPTELYSQSAIYIAAAHALKPNYSVYNSALRLVRSMLPLPYLKVGYLTAPPAGKPMAPHSDWKRSQFVLNHEGFQQVNKLEQKQTQSLSGRPAMTNGEKRAVKVNISDITSVSACADLTLPPGAGLCIDTIHGPFFLVADSWESLEGWLDAIRLVYTIYARGKSEVLAAIVTS; from the exons ATGTCCACTGAAGAACTCCAATTGCCAAATGGAGGTAAATCTGAACCCATACCGGAACCAAATTTCGTACCTGAGTCTGTACCCGCACCAGCATCAGAACCTGAACCTCAGTCTGCGGCGGTGGTAGTAAAGGATGCGGATCCCGATACGGAGGGACCGAGAGATTCTTTGATCCAATCAAACGAAGCGGACAATCCTCAATCCAACGAGCAAAATGCACGTCCCGAGCTGCGAAAAGACGGAGGGAGCAGGACGTTCACGATGAGGGAATTGCTTACTGAATTGAAAACCGGAGAAGGAGACCATGCCAGTCCTCCTCAAAG TCACCAAAGCACACCGCACCACCAAGCAGAGCAAACTAGTGCAGCTATGGAATTGATTAATAGTATTACAGGCGCTAATGAGGAGGGTCAGTCTCGCCAAAGGATTCTTGCATTTGCTGCCAAAAG GTATGCTAGTGCAATAGAGAGAAATCCGGAAGACTATGATGCACTGTACAATTGGGCGTTGGTTCTTCAG GAAAGTGCAGATAATGTTAGTCCAGATTCCACCTCACCTTCTAAAGATGCTTTGCTTGAGGAGGCCTGTAAAAAATATGATGAGGCTACCCGTCTCTGTCCTACACTTCATGAT GCTTTCTACAATTGGGCTATTGCAATCTCTGATCGCGCAAAAATGCGTGGTCGTACAAATGAGGCTGAAGAACTGTGGAAGCAG GCaacaaaaaattatgaaaaagctGTCCGACTTAACTGGAACAGTCCCCAG GCACTTAACAATTGGGGACTTGCATTGCAG GAACTCAGTGCAATTGTTCCTGCACGTGAAAAGCAAACAATTGTAAGAACTGCCATTAGCAAG TTTCGTGCAGCAATACGGTTGCAATTTGATTTCCACCGAGCAATCTACAACCTTGGAACTGTTTTG TATGGATTAGCAGAGGACACATTAAGAACTGGGGGTGCAACAAATCCTAAAGATGTTTCCCCCACTGAGTTGTATAGCCAGTCTGCTATCTACATTGCAGCTGCTCATGCATTGAAACCAAATTACTCT GTATACAACAGTGCCTTGAGACTTGTGCGTTCAATG TTACCATTGCCATATCTTAAAGTTGGGTACTTGACTGCACCACCAGCAGGGAAACCAATGGCACCACATAGTGACTGGAAGAGATCCCAGTTCGTATTAAATCATGAAGGGTTTCAACAG GTTAACAAATTAGAGCAAAAACAAACGCAGAGCCTCTCTGGTAGACCAGCTATGACAAATGGTGAAAAAAGGGCTGTCAAAGTCAATATATCAGATATAACATCTGTATCAGCCTGTGCTGATCTGACTTTACCACCTGGTGCAGGCCTCTGTATTGATACAATTCATGGACCATTTTTCTTG GTAGCTGACTCATGGGAATCCCTGGAAGGATGGCTGGATGCAATCCGTTTAGTTTACACAATCTATGCACGTGGTAAAAGTGAAGTCCTAGCAGCTATTGTCACAAGttga